In one Diabrotica virgifera virgifera chromosome 7, PGI_DIABVI_V3a genomic region, the following are encoded:
- the LOC126888841 gene encoding protein ABHD11-like isoform X2: MYLHHHVNSIFNTAKRTIKYSSIHCAFQPKSFTESNKRMDLAYSSYESTLSYTKKAPEPTPLIVLHGFLESKNNWDSICKNLHKNSKAKVVAVDARNHGDSPHCKKHTYDCLATDLKNFLENMNFKKVSLLGHSMGGRTAMLFALKYPELVEKLIITDVSPISSSSSVKMLPGLMNSLKQIQIPPNKSLYEAKKIIGPRLYSLIKNRLMFAYLLTNLVQKNDGSYGWRFNTKTLLENFEQMTSFPNIFNVSFEGRTMFLGGGNSDHIQKSDFPKILKLFPNAELKYIEGAGHWLHSEKPAEFLSITLEFLNRRSDIKQLESKTIN; the protein is encoded by the exons ATGTATCTTCACCATCATGTAAATAGTATTTTTAACACCGCAAAGAGAACTATCAAATATTCATCTATACATTGTGCTTTTCAACCAAAATCTTTCACGGAATCTAACAAACGTATGGATTTGGCCTATAGTTCGTACGAGTCGACATTAAGTTACACAAAAAAAGCTCCTGAACCTACTCCTTTAATTGTTTTGCAtggatttttag AGTCAAAAAACAATTGGGACAGTATATGCAAGAATCTACATAAAAATTCGAAGGCAAAAGTCGTTGCTGTTGATGCAAGAAATCATGGCGATTCTCCACACTGTAAGAAACATACATACGATTGTCTAGCTACAGATTTGAAGAATTTTCTGGAGAATATGAACTTCAAGAAAGTTAGTCTATTGGGACACTCGATGGGTGGACGAACGGCAATGCTTTTTGCCCTAAAGTACCCAGAGCTAGTGGAAAAACTCATAATCACGGACGTTTCCCCAATTTCGTCAAGTTCTTCTGTTAAAATGCTTCCTGGATTAATGAATAGTTTAAAGCAGATCCAAATTCCGCCAAACAAATCCTTATATGAGGCCAAGAAAATTATCGGCCCAAGATTGTACTCTctgataaagaacagattaatgTTTGCGTATCTGCTTACTAATCTAGTACAAAAGAATGATGGAAG CTACGGTTGGAGATTTAATACCAAAACTCTTTTGGAAAATTTTGAGCAGATGACaagttttccaaatatttttaacGTTTCTTTTGAAGGACGTACAATGTTTCTAGGAGGTGGAAACTCGGATCACATTCA GAAAAGTGACTTCCCGAAAATATTAAAGTTATTTCCAAATGCTGAACTTAAGTATATTGAAGGCGCAGGTCATTGGTTACATAGCGAAAAGCCAGCAGAGTTTTTATCAATTACATTAGAGTTTTTGAATAGGCGTTCGGATATTAAGCAATTAGAGTCGAAAACAATAAACTAA